The Arachis hypogaea cultivar Tifrunner chromosome 14, arahy.Tifrunner.gnm2.J5K5, whole genome shotgun sequence genome has a segment encoding these proteins:
- the LOC112741087 gene encoding tubby-like F-box protein 3: MIRSIIQDMRSRSHRVVQDLSSMEEDSALSELISDDGLRQSCWAQMPQELLREVLIRIEASEAAWPPRKSVVACAGVCRSWRHITKEIVKTPELSAKLTFPISVKQPGPREHLLQCFIRRNRSTQTYYLYLSLSNTLSEDGKFLLAARKCRRPTCTDYIISLHADDMSKGSNTYVGKLRSNFLGTKFTIYDGQPPHARAKITKSRSTRLVNLKQVAPKVPTGNYPVAHISYELNVLGSRGPRRMNCIMDSLPASAIEPGGVAPTQTEFSLSNADMFPTFPFFRSRSNRVDNSLSGPLADQKDGVLVLKNKAPRWHEQLQCWCLNFHGRVTIASVKNFQLVASPENGPAGPEHDKIILQFGKVGKDLFTMDYRYPISAFQAFAICLSSFDTKIACE, translated from the exons ATGATAAGGAGCATAATCCAAGACATGAGGTCTCGTTCTCACCGCGTGGTTCAGGACTTGTCTTCCATGGAAGAAGATTCAGCACTTTCAGAGTTGATCTCCGACGATGGGTTGAGGCAGAGTTGCTGGGCGCAGATGCCGCAGGAGCTGCTCAGAGAGGTGCTCATCAGGATCGAGGCGTCGGAGGCGGCGTGGCCGCCGAGGAAGAGCGTGGTGGCGTGCGCCGGAGTTTGCCGGAGCTGGAGACACATCACTAAAGAGATCGTTAAGACTCCTGAGCTATCAGCAAAATTGACCTTCCCAATTTCTGTTAAACAG CCTGGTCCAAGGGAGCATCTCCTCCAGTGCTTTATAAGGCGCAACCGGTCCACCCAAACATACTATTTGTATCTTAGCTTATCTAATA CACTATCTGAAGATGGCAAGTTCCTTTTGGCTGCACGCAAATGCAGACGTCCCACCTGCACAGATTATATCATCTCTCTGCATGCAGACGACATGTCAAAGGGAAGCAACACCTATGTTGGAAAACTGAG ATCAAATTTTCTCGGAACCAAGTTCACAATCTATGATGGGCAGCCTCCCCATGCCCGGGCAAAGATTACAAAAAGTCGCTCCACCAGGCTGGTGAATTTAAAACAAGTTGCACCCAAGGTTCCTACAGGCAATTATCCAGTGGCTCACATATCATATGAATTGAATGTGCTAGGCTCTAG GGGGCCTAGGAGAATGAACTGCATCATGGATTCCCTTCCTGCTTCAGCAATTGAACCGGGAGGGGTGGCCCCTACACAGACCGAGTTTTCCCTCAGCAATGCAGATATGTTCCCCACATTCCCTTTTTTTCGATCGAGGTCAAATCGTGTTGACAACTCCCTTTCTGGACCCCTGGCTGATCAAAAGGATGGGGTTCTGGTGTTAAAAAACAAGGCTCCCAGGTGGCACGAGCAGCTGCAGTGTTGGTGCTTGAACTTTCATGGGCGGGTGACAATTGCTTCGGTTAAAAACTTTCAGCTGGTGGCTTCCCCAGAAAATGGACCTGCTGGACCAGAACATGATAAGATCATACTCCAATTTGGAAAAGTTGGGAAGGATCTGTTTACAATGGATTATCGATATCCTATCTCAGCATTTCAGGCATTTGCAATCTGCCTCAGCAGCTTTGATACCAAGATTGCATGTGAATGA
- the LOC112741088 gene encoding uncharacterized protein isoform X1 yields MVCSLGIGRMEVMARFLAAGSFSQTIADDFGRSAAEYICRELREADEANLLDEEDMHVYGQSPMTDLLQLVCCNFCKKPIKDSQYASHAELCRSLKLTEQTSLELDGSTGNRKPPRKEKKKLSTSCAPAAVREQRKYESMDNIDTGASQSPLNSQIRVTAFSNVVKDATPMMEDTRTNPGNRDHPASVMNPPTKRRKATASTYLPLPETHVTEYGVTKTASFTDGFTCKDLLDRTVSEHEDLNHKNLGLVHEQLTAKNDFPAPLATKIYYSQRRNRLRASIRHLYFQNMCEELHHDASQKMSPVQDSSQMNPSFERMDNVPNKESNSPALCQAQNSCHILAKSSEISMLKEGPPSGGLSNQFLVDNVSRSAATHTGLTRSNFLSKPYSFASNTGNPLGAIQQPNGSVPVI; encoded by the exons ATGGTATGTTCCCTTGGGATTGGAAGAATGGAAGTCATGGCAAGGTTTCTAGCTGCTGGGAGTTTCTCCCAAACCATTGCAG ATGACTTTGGCAGGTCAGCTGCTGAGTATATTTGCAGAGAACTACGTGAGGCAGATGAAGCAAATTTACTTGATGAAGAAG ATATGCATGTGTATGGTCAGAGTCCTATGACTGATCTATTGCAGCTG GTATGCTGTAACTTTTGCAAGAAACCAATCAAGGATAGCCAGTATGCCAGTCATGCAG AACTTTGTAGGTCATTAAAGCTTACAGAACAAACTAGCTTGGAGCTTGATGGCAGCACAGGGAATCGAAAACCTcctaggaaagaaaagaaaaagttatcAACTTCATGTGCAC CTGCTGCAGTTCGGGAGCAGAGGAAATATGAATCTATGGATAATATTGATACTGGTGCATCACAATCACCCTTGAACAGTCAAATCAGAGTGACTGCCTTCTCAAATGTAGTGAAAG ATGCGACACCTATGATGGAGGATACAAGAACTAATCCTGGAAATAGAGATCACCCAGCTTCTGTAATGAATCCTCCAACTAAACGTCGTAAAGC GACAGCCAGCACATATTTACCTTTACCCGAAACTCATGTAACAGAATATGGAGTGACAAAAACTGCGAGCTTCACAGATGGATTTACAT GCAAGGATTTGCTTGACAGAACTGTTTCTGAACATGAAGACCTCAACCATAAAAACCTTGGGCTGGTCCATGAGCAACTTACGGCGAAGAATG ATTTTCCTGCACCCCTTGCTACAAAGATATATTATTCACAAAGGAGAAATCGATTGCGTGCTTCAATTCGTCATCTATATTTCCAGAACATGTGTGAGGAATTACATCATGATGCAAGTCAAAAGATGTCACCAGTACAAGATTCAAGTCAAATGAACCCTTCATTTGAAAGAATGGATAATGTGCCGAACAAGGAG AGCAATTCACCAGCCTTGTGTCAGGCACAAAATTCTTGTCATATTCTTGCAAAAAGCTCAGAAATATCCATGCTTAAAGAAGGTCCGCCAAGTGGTGGCTTGTCGAATCAGTTTCTTGTTGATAATGTTTCAAGGTCTGCAGCTACCCATACGGGTTTGACAAGAAGCAACTTTCTTTCAAAACCTTATTCTTTTGCTAGCAACACAG GAAATCCTCTCGGAGCAATACAACAACCAAACGGGAGTGTTCCTGTGATTTAG
- the LOC112741088 gene encoding uncharacterized protein isoform X3, whose amino-acid sequence MVCSLGIGRMEVMARFLAAGSFSQTIADMHVYGQSPMTDLLQLVCCNFCKKPIKDSQYASHAELCRSLKLTEQTSLELDGSTGNRKPPRKEKKKLSTSCAPAAVREQRKYESMDNIDTGASQSPLNSQIRVTAFSNVVKDATPMMEDTRTNPGNRDHPASVMNPPTKRRKATASTYLPLPETHVTEYGVTKTASFTDGFTCKDLLDRTVSEHEDLNHKNLGLVHEQLTAKNDFPAPLATKIYYSQRRNRLRASIRHLYFQNMCEELHHDASQKMSPVQDSSQMNPSFERMDNVPNKESNSPALCQAQNSCHILAKSSEISMLKEGPPSGGLSNQFLVDNVSRSAATHTGLTRSNFLSKPYSFASNTGNPLGAIQQPNGSVPVI is encoded by the exons ATGGTATGTTCCCTTGGGATTGGAAGAATGGAAGTCATGGCAAGGTTTCTAGCTGCTGGGAGTTTCTCCCAAACCATTGCAG ATATGCATGTGTATGGTCAGAGTCCTATGACTGATCTATTGCAGCTG GTATGCTGTAACTTTTGCAAGAAACCAATCAAGGATAGCCAGTATGCCAGTCATGCAG AACTTTGTAGGTCATTAAAGCTTACAGAACAAACTAGCTTGGAGCTTGATGGCAGCACAGGGAATCGAAAACCTcctaggaaagaaaagaaaaagttatcAACTTCATGTGCAC CTGCTGCAGTTCGGGAGCAGAGGAAATATGAATCTATGGATAATATTGATACTGGTGCATCACAATCACCCTTGAACAGTCAAATCAGAGTGACTGCCTTCTCAAATGTAGTGAAAG ATGCGACACCTATGATGGAGGATACAAGAACTAATCCTGGAAATAGAGATCACCCAGCTTCTGTAATGAATCCTCCAACTAAACGTCGTAAAGC GACAGCCAGCACATATTTACCTTTACCCGAAACTCATGTAACAGAATATGGAGTGACAAAAACTGCGAGCTTCACAGATGGATTTACAT GCAAGGATTTGCTTGACAGAACTGTTTCTGAACATGAAGACCTCAACCATAAAAACCTTGGGCTGGTCCATGAGCAACTTACGGCGAAGAATG ATTTTCCTGCACCCCTTGCTACAAAGATATATTATTCACAAAGGAGAAATCGATTGCGTGCTTCAATTCGTCATCTATATTTCCAGAACATGTGTGAGGAATTACATCATGATGCAAGTCAAAAGATGTCACCAGTACAAGATTCAAGTCAAATGAACCCTTCATTTGAAAGAATGGATAATGTGCCGAACAAGGAG AGCAATTCACCAGCCTTGTGTCAGGCACAAAATTCTTGTCATATTCTTGCAAAAAGCTCAGAAATATCCATGCTTAAAGAAGGTCCGCCAAGTGGTGGCTTGTCGAATCAGTTTCTTGTTGATAATGTTTCAAGGTCTGCAGCTACCCATACGGGTTTGACAAGAAGCAACTTTCTTTCAAAACCTTATTCTTTTGCTAGCAACACAG GAAATCCTCTCGGAGCAATACAACAACCAAACGGGAGTGTTCCTGTGATTTAG
- the LOC112741088 gene encoding uncharacterized protein isoform X2, whose protein sequence is MVCSLGIGRMEVMARFLAAGSFSQTIADDFGRSAAEYICRELREADEANLLDEEDMHVYGQSPMTDLLQLVCCNFCKKPIKDSQYASHAELCRSLKLTEQTSLELDGSTGNRKPPRKEKKKLSTSCALREQRKYESMDNIDTGASQSPLNSQIRVTAFSNVVKDATPMMEDTRTNPGNRDHPASVMNPPTKRRKATASTYLPLPETHVTEYGVTKTASFTDGFTCKDLLDRTVSEHEDLNHKNLGLVHEQLTAKNDFPAPLATKIYYSQRRNRLRASIRHLYFQNMCEELHHDASQKMSPVQDSSQMNPSFERMDNVPNKESNSPALCQAQNSCHILAKSSEISMLKEGPPSGGLSNQFLVDNVSRSAATHTGLTRSNFLSKPYSFASNTGNPLGAIQQPNGSVPVI, encoded by the exons ATGGTATGTTCCCTTGGGATTGGAAGAATGGAAGTCATGGCAAGGTTTCTAGCTGCTGGGAGTTTCTCCCAAACCATTGCAG ATGACTTTGGCAGGTCAGCTGCTGAGTATATTTGCAGAGAACTACGTGAGGCAGATGAAGCAAATTTACTTGATGAAGAAG ATATGCATGTGTATGGTCAGAGTCCTATGACTGATCTATTGCAGCTG GTATGCTGTAACTTTTGCAAGAAACCAATCAAGGATAGCCAGTATGCCAGTCATGCAG AACTTTGTAGGTCATTAAAGCTTACAGAACAAACTAGCTTGGAGCTTGATGGCAGCACAGGGAATCGAAAACCTcctaggaaagaaaagaaaaagttatcAACTTCATGTGCAC TTCGGGAGCAGAGGAAATATGAATCTATGGATAATATTGATACTGGTGCATCACAATCACCCTTGAACAGTCAAATCAGAGTGACTGCCTTCTCAAATGTAGTGAAAG ATGCGACACCTATGATGGAGGATACAAGAACTAATCCTGGAAATAGAGATCACCCAGCTTCTGTAATGAATCCTCCAACTAAACGTCGTAAAGC GACAGCCAGCACATATTTACCTTTACCCGAAACTCATGTAACAGAATATGGAGTGACAAAAACTGCGAGCTTCACAGATGGATTTACAT GCAAGGATTTGCTTGACAGAACTGTTTCTGAACATGAAGACCTCAACCATAAAAACCTTGGGCTGGTCCATGAGCAACTTACGGCGAAGAATG ATTTTCCTGCACCCCTTGCTACAAAGATATATTATTCACAAAGGAGAAATCGATTGCGTGCTTCAATTCGTCATCTATATTTCCAGAACATGTGTGAGGAATTACATCATGATGCAAGTCAAAAGATGTCACCAGTACAAGATTCAAGTCAAATGAACCCTTCATTTGAAAGAATGGATAATGTGCCGAACAAGGAG AGCAATTCACCAGCCTTGTGTCAGGCACAAAATTCTTGTCATATTCTTGCAAAAAGCTCAGAAATATCCATGCTTAAAGAAGGTCCGCCAAGTGGTGGCTTGTCGAATCAGTTTCTTGTTGATAATGTTTCAAGGTCTGCAGCTACCCATACGGGTTTGACAAGAAGCAACTTTCTTTCAAAACCTTATTCTTTTGCTAGCAACACAG GAAATCCTCTCGGAGCAATACAACAACCAAACGGGAGTGTTCCTGTGATTTAG
- the LOC112741088 gene encoding uncharacterized protein isoform X4: MVCSLGIGRMEVMARFLAAGSFSQTIADMHVYGQSPMTDLLQLVCCNFCKKPIKDSQYASHAELCRSLKLTEQTSLELDGSTGNRKPPRKEKKKLSTSCALREQRKYESMDNIDTGASQSPLNSQIRVTAFSNVVKDATPMMEDTRTNPGNRDHPASVMNPPTKRRKATASTYLPLPETHVTEYGVTKTASFTDGFTCKDLLDRTVSEHEDLNHKNLGLVHEQLTAKNDFPAPLATKIYYSQRRNRLRASIRHLYFQNMCEELHHDASQKMSPVQDSSQMNPSFERMDNVPNKESNSPALCQAQNSCHILAKSSEISMLKEGPPSGGLSNQFLVDNVSRSAATHTGLTRSNFLSKPYSFASNTGNPLGAIQQPNGSVPVI, encoded by the exons ATGGTATGTTCCCTTGGGATTGGAAGAATGGAAGTCATGGCAAGGTTTCTAGCTGCTGGGAGTTTCTCCCAAACCATTGCAG ATATGCATGTGTATGGTCAGAGTCCTATGACTGATCTATTGCAGCTG GTATGCTGTAACTTTTGCAAGAAACCAATCAAGGATAGCCAGTATGCCAGTCATGCAG AACTTTGTAGGTCATTAAAGCTTACAGAACAAACTAGCTTGGAGCTTGATGGCAGCACAGGGAATCGAAAACCTcctaggaaagaaaagaaaaagttatcAACTTCATGTGCAC TTCGGGAGCAGAGGAAATATGAATCTATGGATAATATTGATACTGGTGCATCACAATCACCCTTGAACAGTCAAATCAGAGTGACTGCCTTCTCAAATGTAGTGAAAG ATGCGACACCTATGATGGAGGATACAAGAACTAATCCTGGAAATAGAGATCACCCAGCTTCTGTAATGAATCCTCCAACTAAACGTCGTAAAGC GACAGCCAGCACATATTTACCTTTACCCGAAACTCATGTAACAGAATATGGAGTGACAAAAACTGCGAGCTTCACAGATGGATTTACAT GCAAGGATTTGCTTGACAGAACTGTTTCTGAACATGAAGACCTCAACCATAAAAACCTTGGGCTGGTCCATGAGCAACTTACGGCGAAGAATG ATTTTCCTGCACCCCTTGCTACAAAGATATATTATTCACAAAGGAGAAATCGATTGCGTGCTTCAATTCGTCATCTATATTTCCAGAACATGTGTGAGGAATTACATCATGATGCAAGTCAAAAGATGTCACCAGTACAAGATTCAAGTCAAATGAACCCTTCATTTGAAAGAATGGATAATGTGCCGAACAAGGAG AGCAATTCACCAGCCTTGTGTCAGGCACAAAATTCTTGTCATATTCTTGCAAAAAGCTCAGAAATATCCATGCTTAAAGAAGGTCCGCCAAGTGGTGGCTTGTCGAATCAGTTTCTTGTTGATAATGTTTCAAGGTCTGCAGCTACCCATACGGGTTTGACAAGAAGCAACTTTCTTTCAAAACCTTATTCTTTTGCTAGCAACACAG GAAATCCTCTCGGAGCAATACAACAACCAAACGGGAGTGTTCCTGTGATTTAG
- the LOC112741090 gene encoding vesicle-associated protein 2-2: protein MDTELLQIEPPHLTFVFELKKQSSCLVHLANNASHYVAFKVKTTSPKKYCVRPTIGIIKPHASCDFTVTMQPQRSAPPDFQCKDKFLIQSTIVPVGTTPDQISSQFFSKETGNYVEEKKLRVVLISPPSSPVLLPVNSDLYHHDSLAGYKDRIPTVDGLENLPPSLTVAEEKSLEPTQDMEEDTTGEDMISKHVENDPRTQSKIEVEIGMKQGEDDLRLNLAKDYEELKSRLSIMESKLREADETIAKLTEEKRANTREKNLLKLELEMLKRKRNMKRPQVGFPLLFVCVVALVSVTVGYYVHP from the exons atGGATACCGAGCTTCTCCAAATCGAACCCCCTCATCTCACCTTTGTCT TTGAATTGAAGAAACAGAGTTCCTGTCTCGTGCATCTTGCCAACAACGCCTCTCATTATGTTGCTTTTAAG GTTAAAACGACGTCGCCTAAGAAATACTGCGTTAGACCAACCATTGGCATCATCAAGCCTCACGCTTCCTGTGATTTCACCG TTACTATGCAGCCTCAGCGCTCAGCACCACCGGATTTCCAATGCAAGGACAAGTTCCTCATTCAGAGCACCATTGTTCCCGTTGGAACAACACCCGATCAAATCTCTTCTCAATTC TTCTCTAAGGAGACCGGCAACTATGTGGAGGAGAAGAAGCTCAGGGTTGTTCTCATCAGTCCTCCTTCTTCGCCGGTCTTGCTTCCGGTGAACTCAGATCTCTACCACCACGACTCGCTAGCTGGCTACAAGGATAGGATTCCAACTGTGGATGGACTTGAAAACCTACCTCCCTCTCTTACA gtTGCTGAGGAGAAAAGTTTGGAACCAACACAGGATATGGAGGAGGACACAACTGGTGAGGACATGATTTCGAAACATGTGGAGAATGACCCTCGGACTCAGAGTAAGATTGAGGTTGAGATTGGCATGAAGCAAGGGGAGGATGATTTGCGGTTGAATTTAGCCAAGGATTATGAGGAATTGAAGTCTAGGCTAAGTATAATGGAGTCTAAGCTAAGAGAG GCTGATGAAACAATTGCGAAGCTAACTGAAGAGAAGCGCGCAAACACTCGAGAAAAGAATCTGCTTAAGTTAGAGTTG gagatgttgaagaggaaaagGAATATGAAAAGACCTCAGGTGGGGTTTCCATTGCTGTTTGTTTGCGTGGTTGCACTTGTCAGTGTGACAGTGGGATATTATGTGCATCCATAA